Proteins from a genomic interval of Trifolium pratense cultivar HEN17-A07 linkage group LG6, ARS_RC_1.1, whole genome shotgun sequence:
- the LOC123892623 gene encoding adenylylsulfatase HINT3 isoform X1, translating into MSIEATRRFTILSSHLNPTRFNSDPHSFSISASLLSSQTQQDDHCVFCNIIRGQSPALKLYEDDTCLCILDTSPVSHGHSLIIPKSHFPSLDATPPSVIAAMCSKVPFISNAIMKATGCNSFNLLINNGAAAGQVIFHTHMHIIPRKAFDCLWNSESLLRHPLNLDDEKVSQLATSIQEQLMVSDICQESKNEDFCSSKS; encoded by the exons ATGTCCATTGAAGCAACTAGGAGGTTTACCATTTTGTCCTCTCATCTTAACCCGACCCGCTTCAATTCGGATCCACACTCTTTCTCTATCTCTGCTTCGCTGCTTTCTTCACAAACGCAACAGGATGATCATTGTGTCTTTTGCAACATCATTCGTGGTCAATCACCTGCTCTcaag CTTTATGAAGATGACACGTGCCTATGCATATTGGACACAAGTCCTGTGAGTCATGG GCACTCTCTCATTATCCCAAAATCTCATTTCCCTTCATTGGATGCTACTCCTCCATCA GTGATAGCTGCAATGTGTTCCAAAGTGCCCTTTATCAGCAATGCAATCATGAAGGCTACTGGCTGCA ATTCATTCAACCTGTTGATTAATAATGGAGCAGCTGCTGGCCAAGTAATATTTCAT ACTCATATGCACATAATTCCACGTAAAGCATTCGATTGCTTGTGGAATTCCGAG AGTTTGCTAAGGCATCCCCTTAATTTAGACGACGAGAAAGTTTCTCAGCTTGCAACTTCTATTCAAGAACAGTTGATGGTATCAGACATTTGCCAAGAAAGTAAGAATGAAGATTTTTGTTCAAGTAAAAGTTAA
- the LOC123892623 gene encoding adenylylsulfatase HINT3 isoform X2 — MSIEATRRFTILSSHLNPTRFNSDPHSFSISASLLSSQTQQDDHCVFCNIIRGQSPALKLYEDDTCLCILDTSPVSHGHSLIIPKSHFPSLDATPPSVIAAMCSKVPFISNAIMKATGCNSFNLLINNGAAAGQVIFHSLLRHPLNLDDEKVSQLATSIQEQLMVSDICQESKNEDFCSSKS; from the exons ATGTCCATTGAAGCAACTAGGAGGTTTACCATTTTGTCCTCTCATCTTAACCCGACCCGCTTCAATTCGGATCCACACTCTTTCTCTATCTCTGCTTCGCTGCTTTCTTCACAAACGCAACAGGATGATCATTGTGTCTTTTGCAACATCATTCGTGGTCAATCACCTGCTCTcaag CTTTATGAAGATGACACGTGCCTATGCATATTGGACACAAGTCCTGTGAGTCATGG GCACTCTCTCATTATCCCAAAATCTCATTTCCCTTCATTGGATGCTACTCCTCCATCA GTGATAGCTGCAATGTGTTCCAAAGTGCCCTTTATCAGCAATGCAATCATGAAGGCTACTGGCTGCA ATTCATTCAACCTGTTGATTAATAATGGAGCAGCTGCTGGCCAAGTAATATTTCAT AGTTTGCTAAGGCATCCCCTTAATTTAGACGACGAGAAAGTTTCTCAGCTTGCAACTTCTATTCAAGAACAGTTGATGGTATCAGACATTTGCCAAGAAAGTAAGAATGAAGATTTTTGTTCAAGTAAAAGTTAA
- the LOC123890473 gene encoding serine/threonine-protein kinase OXI1-like, whose protein sequence is MNYGGETLDFRNLKVISAVGRGAKGVVFLARTYGSSKDEWWALKLMSKELLQKKNNNKTGECRRVRFEQQILRRFDHPLLPRLKAVVETENLVGFAIDYCHGGNLHSLMKKQPEKKFSEEAIRFYAVELVLALEYLHKLGVVYRDLKPENIMIQQTGHIMLVDFDLSKKLNPKSPNSLSCNSSPGSKSPEINTRKMRWLSKLYCHCHSGIPEYDIVNQLDFNTPFKRSESDSVEKSNSFVGTEDYVAPEVISGHGHNLSVDWWSYGIVLYELFYGTTPFSSPNRKETFHKILNVEVEQKGETTPLKDLIAKLLEKDPDRRIQVDEIKGHDFFKGVKWDTVLEIARPPHIPQNEVVDRAGFSKKDVESFVHGIFFPKNKNDNGEKEKNKEEVKKEDGKEKEKENDDSNNNNNNKNVWVEKLGQSQTKDENFLIF, encoded by the exons ATGAATTACGGCGGCGAAACGTTGGACTTCCGAAACCTTAAGGTAATATCCGCCGTTGGACGCGGTGCAAAGGGTGTCGTGTTCCTTGCAAGAACCTATGGATCATCGAAAGATGAATGGTGGGCTTTGAAACTTATGTCAaaagaacttcttcagaagaaaaacaataacaaaaccgGTGAATGCAGAAGGGTTAGATTTGAACAACAAATACTACGTCGTTTTGATCATCCTCTTTTGCCACGGTTAAAAGCTGTTGTTGAAACGGAGAACCTTGTTGGATTCGCTATTGATTATTGTCATGGTGGGAATTTGCATTCTCTTATGAAGAAACAACCGGAGAAAAAATTCTCTGAAGAAGCCATTAG GTTCTATGCTGTGGAATTGGTGTTAGCATTGGAGTATTTACACAAATTAGGAGTAGTTTATAGAGATTTGAAGCCCGAGAACATTATGATTCAACAAACGGGTCACATAATGCTCGTAGATTTCGACTTATCAAAGAAATTGAATCCAAAATCACCAAACTCACTGAGTTGCAACTCGTCACCAGGTTCCAAATCGCCAGAAataaacacaagaaaaatgagatGGTTATCGAAGCTCTATTGTCATTGTCATTCTGGGATACCAGAATATGACATAGTGAATCAACTCGATTTTAACACGCCTTTTAAAAGGAGTGAGTCAGACTCAGTTGAAAAGTCAAACTCGTTCGTGGGAACCGAGGATTACGTGGCACCTGAAGTTATTTCAGGTCATGGACATAACTTAAGTGTTGATTGGTGGTCATACGGCATCGTTTTGTATGAGTTGTTTTATGGAACGACGCCGTTTAGTAGTCCTAATAGAAAGGAAACGTTTCACAAGATTTTAAATGTGGAGGTTGAACAAAAAGGTGAAACGACGCCGTTGAAGGATTTGATTGCTAAATTGCTTGAGAAAGATCCTGACCGTAGGATTCAAGTTGATGAAATAAAGGGTCATGATTTCTTTAAAGGTGTCAAGTGGGATACAGTGTTGGAAATTGCACGTCCACCGCATATTCCTCAAAATGAAGTTGTGGACAGAGCAGGGTTTTCTAAAAAAGATGTTGAGTCTTTTGTCCATGGaatattttttccaaaaaataaaaatgataatggcgaaaaagagaaaaataaggaGGAGGTAAAAAAAGAAGATGGAAAGGAGAAGGAGAAGGAAAATGatgatagtaataataataataataataagaatgtGTGGGTTGAGAAGTTGGGGCAGAGTCAGACTAAAGATGagaattttttgattttttga
- the LOC123890474 gene encoding 60S ribosomal protein L32-1-like, which translates to MAVPLLDKKIVKKRVKRFIRPQSDRKICVKPSWRRPKGIDSRVRRKFKGVTLMPNIGYGSDKKTRHYLPNGFKKFLVHNVKDLELLMMHNRTYCAEIAHNVSTRLRKAIVERAAQLDVVVTNKLARLRSQEDE; encoded by the exons ATGGCCGTTCCTCTTTTAGACAAGAAAATTGTGAAGAAGCGGGTCAAGAGGTTCATCAGGCCTCAAAGTGACAGGAAAATATGTGTCAAG CCAAGCTGGCGCAGACCCAAGGGTATTGATTCACGTGTAAGAAGAAAGTTCAAGGGAGTAACCTTGATGCCAAACATTGGTTACGGCTCAGACAAGAAGACCCGCCACTATCTGCCTAATGGGTTCAAGAAGTTCCTTGTCCACAATGTCAAGGATCTTGAACTTTTGATGATGCATAACAG AACATACTGTGCTGAGATTGCACACAATGTGTCAACAAGGTTAAGAAAGGCAATTGTTGAACGTGCTGCTCAATTGGACGTTGTTGTGACCAACAAACTGGCTAGGTTGCGCAGCCAAGAAGACGAGTGA